A single region of the Gilliamella apis genome encodes:
- the purD gene encoding phosphoribosylamine--glycine ligase gives MKVLVIGNGGREHALAWKAAQSPLVTKVFVAPGNAGTALEANLENINIKATDIAGLLNFAQEQQIDLTIVGPEAPLVIGIVDSFQKAGLKIFGPSKAAAQLEGSKAFTKDFLARHNIPTAEYQNFTEIEPAIAYIRQKGAPIVIKADGLAAGKGVIVAMTLKEAEDAVHDMLAGNAFGDAGHRVVIEEFLDGEEASFIVMVDGKHIEPMATSQDHKRVGDGDTGLNTGGMGAYSPAPVVTDDVFTKVMEQVIYPTVNGMAQEGNVYVGFLYAGLMIDKQGNPKVIEFNCRFGDPETQPIMMRMQSDLVELCLAAVEGKLNTVKSQWDPRPALGVVLAAGGYPGDYNTKDVILGLPAEIDQDCKVFHAGTSLENGQVYTNGGRVLCVTALGNTVSDAQQYAYGQLKNIYWHGCYYRHDIGYRAIEREKNS, from the coding sequence ATGAAAGTTTTAGTTATCGGTAATGGTGGGCGTGAACATGCCTTAGCATGGAAAGCTGCACAATCACCATTAGTGACCAAAGTATTTGTTGCACCGGGTAATGCAGGTACCGCACTTGAAGCAAATTTAGAAAACATCAATATAAAAGCAACTGACATTGCTGGACTATTAAATTTCGCACAGGAGCAACAAATAGACTTAACCATAGTCGGACCAGAGGCGCCATTAGTTATCGGCATTGTTGACAGTTTTCAAAAAGCTGGATTGAAAATTTTTGGCCCATCTAAAGCGGCTGCACAGTTAGAGGGATCAAAAGCTTTTACTAAAGACTTCTTAGCTCGTCACAATATCCCAACGGCTGAATACCAGAATTTTACAGAAATTGAGCCTGCTATTGCATATATTCGCCAAAAAGGTGCGCCAATTGTGATAAAAGCCGATGGTTTAGCTGCTGGTAAAGGTGTGATTGTCGCTATGACACTAAAAGAAGCTGAAGATGCTGTACATGATATGTTAGCTGGTAATGCCTTTGGTGATGCTGGTCATAGAGTAGTCATTGAAGAGTTTCTTGATGGTGAGGAAGCCAGTTTTATTGTTATGGTCGATGGTAAACATATTGAACCAATGGCAACCAGTCAAGATCATAAACGAGTAGGGGATGGTGATACAGGTCTTAATACTGGTGGAATGGGTGCATATTCACCAGCGCCAGTGGTAACTGATGATGTATTTACTAAAGTGATGGAACAAGTCATCTATCCAACAGTTAATGGCATGGCACAGGAAGGTAATGTGTATGTTGGCTTTCTTTATGCCGGTTTAATGATTGATAAACAAGGTAATCCAAAAGTTATTGAATTTAACTGTCGATTTGGTGATCCTGAAACCCAACCAATAATGATGCGAATGCAATCTGATTTGGTTGAACTCTGTTTAGCTGCTGTAGAGGGTAAATTGAACACAGTTAAATCTCAATGGGATCCAAGACCTGCTTTAGGGGTAGTTCTTGCTGCAGGTGGATACCCTGGTGATTACAATACTAAAGATGTCATTTTAGGCTTACCTGCTGAAATAGATCAAGATTGCAAAGTCTTTCATGCTGGAACCAGCTTAGAAAATGGACAAGTATATACTAATGGTGGGCGAGTTCTTTGTGTTACTGCATTAGGTAACACGGTATCTGATGCTCAACAATATGCCTATGGACAACTTAAAAATATCTATTGGCATGGTTGTTACTATCGTCATGATATTGGTTATCGAGCTATTGAACGAGAAAAAAATAGTTAG
- the purH gene encoding bifunctional phosphoribosylaminoimidazolecarboxamide formyltransferase/IMP cyclohydrolase, with protein MQQFRPIRRALLSVSDKTGIIEFAKALSERNVELLSTGGTAKLLIDNHIPVTEVSNYTGFPEMMDGRVKTLHPKIHGGILGRRGVDDDVMQQHQIDPIDMVVVNLYPFAKTVADPNCSLEDAIENIDIGGPTMVRSAAKNNKDVAIVVDCQDYNTIIDMLDNQQNCLSFKYRFSLAIKAFEHTAQYDGMIANYFGKLVPPYYGDTDKPAGEFPRTLNLQFIKKQDMRYGENAHQQAAFYVEEQLEQASIATAKQLQGKELSYNNIADTDAALECVKSFDEPACVIVKHANPCGVAVSDNILTAYLNAFKTDPTSAFGGIIAFNRPLDAKTAQTIVDKQFVEVIIAPSIDQEALAITQTKKNVRVLECGSWSSNSTTSLDFKRVNGGVLVQEKDLGMVTKDQLKVVTKRQPTEKELSDALFCWKVAKFVKSNAIVYAKDNMTIGIGAGQMSRVYSAKIAGIKAKDENLEVAGSVVASDAFFPFRDGVDAAAAVGVTCVIQPGGSIRDDEVIQAANEHNIAMIFTNMRHFRH; from the coding sequence ATGCAGCAGTTTCGTCCTATCCGTCGTGCTCTACTTAGTGTTTCTGATAAAACAGGAATTATTGAATTTGCCAAAGCCTTATCAGAGCGTAATGTAGAACTCCTTTCCACTGGTGGTACCGCCAAACTATTAATTGACAACCATATTCCTGTTACAGAAGTATCTAATTATACTGGTTTTCCTGAAATGATGGATGGTCGAGTTAAAACCTTACATCCTAAAATACATGGTGGTATTTTAGGCCGTCGAGGTGTTGATGATGACGTCATGCAACAACATCAGATCGATCCAATTGATATGGTTGTTGTGAACTTATACCCTTTTGCAAAAACTGTTGCTGATCCAAATTGTAGTTTAGAAGATGCGATAGAAAATATCGATATTGGTGGGCCAACCATGGTACGTTCTGCCGCCAAAAATAATAAAGATGTTGCGATTGTGGTTGATTGTCAAGACTATAACACAATCATTGATATGTTGGATAATCAACAAAATTGCCTCTCCTTTAAATATCGTTTTAGTCTAGCAATAAAAGCTTTTGAACATACAGCTCAATATGACGGCATGATTGCTAACTATTTTGGTAAACTTGTCCCACCATATTATGGTGACACTGATAAGCCTGCTGGAGAGTTTCCTCGAACTTTAAATCTGCAGTTTATTAAAAAACAAGATATGCGCTATGGTGAAAATGCTCATCAACAAGCTGCGTTTTATGTTGAAGAACAGCTTGAGCAAGCCTCTATTGCAACCGCTAAACAGCTACAAGGTAAAGAATTATCCTATAATAATATTGCCGATACTGATGCTGCATTGGAATGTGTAAAATCCTTTGATGAACCTGCTTGTGTAATTGTCAAACATGCCAACCCTTGCGGTGTTGCAGTAAGTGATAATATTTTAACTGCATATTTAAATGCTTTTAAAACTGACCCAACCTCTGCATTTGGTGGCATTATTGCTTTTAATCGCCCTTTAGATGCTAAGACCGCCCAAACTATTGTCGATAAACAATTTGTTGAAGTGATTATTGCACCTTCAATTGACCAAGAAGCATTAGCTATCACACAAACTAAAAAGAATGTTCGTGTACTTGAATGTGGTAGTTGGTCGAGTAATTCTACAACTAGTTTAGATTTTAAACGTGTTAATGGTGGGGTTCTTGTACAAGAAAAAGATTTAGGTATGGTTACTAAAGATCAGTTAAAAGTTGTTACCAAACGCCAACCAACTGAAAAAGAACTATCCGATGCGCTATTTTGTTGGAAGGTAGCAAAATTTGTTAAATCTAACGCCATTGTTTATGCCAAAGATAATATGACAATTGGTATTGGTGCAGGGCAAATGAGCCGTGTTTATTCAGCGAAAATTGCCGGCATCAAAGCAAAAGATGAAAATTTAGAAGTTGCTGGTTCGGTGGTTGCTTCTGATGCTTTCTTTCCATTTAGGGATGGCGTAGATGCGGCCGCTGCGGTGGGCGTTACTTGCGTTATACAACCTGGTGGATCGATTCGTGATGATGAAGTGATACAAGCTGCAAACGAGCATAATATTGCGATGATTTTTACCAATATGCGTCATTTTAGGCATTAA
- the era gene encoding GTPase Era gives MTESKQHCGFVAIVGRPNVGKSTLLNQLLGQKVSITSRKAQTTRHRIVGIDTQGDDQIIYIDTPGLHIEEKRAINRLMNRAASSSIGDVELVIFVVEGTHWTDDDEMVAGKLKDCKAPVLLVINKIDNVTDKTQLLPHIQEISQKINFLDVVPISAEKGEGVDIIKDIVKKHLPVGEHHFPEDYITDRSQRFMASEIIREKLMRFLGDELPYSVTVEIEQFKVDERTGMYRINGLILVERDGQKKMVIGNKGEKIKKIGIEARKDMQLFFDNKVHLELWVKVKAGWADDERALRSLGYSDD, from the coding sequence ATGACAGAATCAAAACAACATTGTGGATTTGTTGCCATCGTCGGTAGACCGAATGTCGGCAAATCAACTTTATTAAATCAACTACTTGGCCAAAAAGTATCAATAACTTCACGCAAGGCACAAACTACACGCCACCGTATTGTAGGTATTGATACTCAAGGTGACGATCAAATTATCTATATTGATACCCCCGGTCTTCATATTGAAGAAAAAAGAGCGATTAACCGTTTAATGAATCGTGCTGCTAGCAGTTCAATTGGTGATGTTGAATTGGTTATCTTTGTTGTTGAAGGCACACACTGGACTGATGATGATGAAATGGTTGCAGGCAAACTTAAAGATTGTAAGGCACCCGTATTACTGGTGATCAATAAAATTGACAATGTTACGGACAAAACCCAGCTGTTGCCTCATATTCAAGAAATCAGCCAAAAGATCAACTTTTTGGATGTTGTGCCTATTAGTGCTGAAAAAGGCGAAGGCGTTGATATCATCAAAGACATTGTAAAAAAACATTTACCTGTTGGTGAACATCATTTCCCAGAAGATTATATTACTGATCGTTCACAACGGTTTATGGCATCAGAAATCATCCGTGAAAAACTAATGCGCTTTTTAGGTGATGAACTACCTTATTCTGTCACGGTTGAAATAGAACAATTTAAAGTCGATGAACGTACTGGCATGTACCGTATCAATGGTTTAATTTTAGTTGAACGTGATGGTCAAAAGAAAATGGTCATTGGTAATAAAGGTGAAAAAATCAAAAAAATTGGTATAGAAGCACGTAAAGATATGCAATTATTTTTTGATAATAAAGTTCATTTAGAATTGTGGGTAAAAGTTAAAGCCGGCTGGGCTGATGATGAGCGAGCACTTCGAAGTTTAGGCTATAGTGACGATTAA
- the rnc gene encoding ribonuclease III, which produces MKNLNQIQQSIGYHFNDTSLLQLALTHRSANKMHNERLEFLGDSILSFVIADELYHRFSKQDEGDLSQMRASLVCGQTLAEMGKAFKLGDYLILGQGELKSGGYRRESIISDAVEAIIGAVYLDSNIENIRQLILAWYTTRLNEIKPGIKQKDAKTRLQEYLQGIRHERPCYLILEVTGDNHEQEFLIQCKIDNDDHQYLGRGLSRRKAEQAAAQEALNQLGIK; this is translated from the coding sequence ATGAAAAATTTGAATCAAATACAACAATCGATTGGTTATCATTTTAATGATACATCTTTACTGCAACTCGCACTAACTCATCGCAGTGCGAATAAAATGCACAATGAGCGGCTAGAGTTTTTAGGTGATTCAATCCTTAGTTTTGTTATTGCTGATGAACTTTATCATCGATTTAGCAAGCAAGATGAAGGTGATCTTAGCCAAATGAGAGCAAGTTTAGTTTGTGGTCAAACTCTTGCTGAAATGGGTAAAGCGTTTAAATTAGGTGATTACCTTATCTTAGGTCAAGGCGAATTAAAAAGTGGTGGTTATCGCCGTGAGTCGATTATTTCTGATGCCGTGGAAGCTATCATCGGTGCTGTTTATCTAGATAGTAATATTGAAAATATTCGTCAGTTAATTTTAGCTTGGTATACAACACGTTTAAACGAAATTAAACCGGGCATTAAGCAAAAAGATGCTAAAACACGATTACAGGAATATTTGCAAGGTATTCGACATGAACGACCATGCTATTTAATTCTTGAAGTTACTGGTGATAATCATGAGCAAGAGTTTCTCATTCAATGTAAAATTGACAATGATGATCATCAATATTTAGGACGAGGTTTAAGCCGTCGTAAGGCTGAACAAGCCGCAGCTCAAGAAGCACTAAACCAATTAGGTATAAAATGA
- the lepB gene encoding signal peptidase I — translation MAGTFAIILTLATFITAIFWFLEKFRWKPARQRKVEEVRKAHNGEVDGRILAEVGKPKGWVESLASFFPVLFVVFVIRSFIYEPFQIPSGSMMQTLLIGDFIAVEKFSYGLKNPINNKVLIATGKPQRGDVAVFKHPNIPQMDLIKRVVGLPGDKIVYLVNEKKIVIYPACQTADNNCVGQRSEPLDLHYTQPQPSNWKQVHEKDKSNPSFYTLEQYKDKGIVDSQSMRTFDIKIQQETLGNKSHDILTTSGIEEDPSYYYHQKGQPVATWVVPQGNYFMMGDNRDNSGDSRYFGFVPEENFVGRATAIWISFEKQPDEWPTGIRFSRIGGIH, via the coding sequence ATGGCTGGAACATTTGCCATCATATTAACACTAGCAACCTTTATTACCGCAATCTTCTGGTTTTTAGAAAAATTTAGATGGAAACCAGCTAGACAACGTAAAGTAGAAGAAGTGCGTAAAGCCCATAATGGTGAGGTTGATGGGCGAATCCTTGCTGAGGTTGGAAAACCAAAAGGTTGGGTAGAAAGCTTAGCATCTTTTTTTCCGGTTTTATTCGTAGTTTTTGTTATTCGTTCATTTATCTATGAACCCTTTCAAATTCCTTCAGGGTCAATGATGCAAACTTTATTAATTGGTGATTTTATTGCTGTAGAAAAATTTTCTTATGGCTTAAAAAATCCAATTAACAATAAAGTACTAATTGCTACAGGAAAACCCCAAAGAGGTGATGTTGCTGTATTTAAACACCCTAACATACCGCAAATGGATCTAATTAAACGTGTGGTTGGTTTACCTGGCGATAAGATTGTTTATTTGGTTAATGAAAAGAAAATAGTTATTTATCCTGCGTGTCAAACAGCGGATAATAATTGTGTTGGTCAACGATCTGAACCATTAGATTTGCACTATACTCAACCACAACCAAGTAATTGGAAACAAGTACACGAAAAAGATAAATCTAACCCAAGTTTTTATACCTTGGAACAATATAAGGACAAAGGTATTGTTGATTCTCAATCCATGAGAACGTTTGATATAAAAATTCAACAAGAAACCTTGGGTAACAAGTCGCATGATATTTTAACCACGTCAGGAATAGAGGAAGATCCGAGTTATTATTATCATCAAAAAGGTCAACCGGTTGCTACTTGGGTAGTACCACAAGGTAATTACTTTATGATGGGTGACAATCGTGATAATAGTGGTGATAGCCGATATTTTGGTTTTGTTCCCGAAGAAAACTTTGTTGGTCGTGCAACCGCCATTTGGATTAGTTTTGAAAAACAACCTGATGAATGGCCTACAGGAATTCGATTCAGCCGTATCGGTGGGATCCACTAA
- the lepA gene encoding translation elongation factor 4 gives MNKNIRNFSIIAHIDHGKSTLSDRIIQICGGLSDREMEAQVLDSMDLERERGITIKAQSVTLDFHAKDGQTYQLNFIDTPGHVDFSYEVSRSLAACEGALLVVDAGQGVEAQTLANCYTALDMDLEVVPVLNKIDLPAAEPERVAEEIEDIVGIDASNAVRCSAKTGVGVVDVLEQLVHDIPAPEGDSNAPLQALIIDSWFDNYLGVVSLIRIKNGELRKGEKIKVMSTGMTYNVDRLGIFTPKQVDKDCLHCGEVGWVVCAIKDILGAPVGDTLTSARAPAEKALPGFKKVKPQVYAGLFPTSSDDYEAFRDALGKLSLNDASLFYEPENSGALGFGFRCGFLGLLHMEIIQERLEREYNLDLITTAPTVVYEVLTTQNEIIYVDSPAKLPAVNNIQELREPIAECNILVPQTYLGNVITLCAEKRGVQVNMVYHGNQVALTYEIPMTEVVLDFFDKLKSTSRGYASLDYSFKRFQVADMVRLDVLINGERVDALALITHKDNAPYRGRELVEKMKDLIPRQQFDIAIQAAIGNHVIARSTVKQLRKNVLAKCYGGDVSRKKKLLQKQKEGKKRMKQVGNVELPQEAFLAILHVGKD, from the coding sequence ATGAATAAAAATATCCGCAATTTTTCAATTATTGCTCATATTGACCATGGTAAATCAACGCTTTCTGATCGTATTATCCAAATTTGTGGTGGACTTTCTGATCGCGAAATGGAAGCTCAAGTTCTAGACTCGATGGATTTGGAACGTGAACGAGGGATTACGATTAAAGCTCAAAGTGTTACTTTAGATTTTCATGCTAAAGATGGCCAAACATATCAGCTGAATTTTATTGATACTCCTGGACATGTCGACTTCTCTTATGAAGTATCACGCTCGTTAGCTGCATGCGAAGGAGCATTATTGGTAGTCGATGCTGGACAAGGTGTTGAAGCGCAAACACTTGCCAATTGTTATACGGCACTCGATATGGATCTAGAAGTCGTGCCAGTACTTAATAAGATCGATTTACCTGCGGCTGAACCTGAACGAGTGGCAGAAGAGATTGAAGACATTGTTGGTATAGATGCTAGCAATGCAGTCAGATGTTCAGCGAAAACCGGTGTTGGAGTAGTTGATGTACTTGAACAACTTGTTCATGATATTCCTGCACCCGAAGGTGATTCCAATGCACCATTACAAGCGCTAATTATTGACTCATGGTTTGATAACTACCTAGGTGTTGTATCACTAATTCGTATTAAAAATGGTGAACTGCGCAAAGGTGAGAAAATCAAAGTTATGAGTACCGGAATGACTTATAATGTTGATCGTTTAGGTATCTTTACACCAAAACAAGTTGATAAAGACTGTTTACATTGCGGTGAAGTAGGATGGGTGGTTTGTGCTATTAAAGATATCTTAGGTGCACCAGTTGGTGATACCTTAACATCAGCTAGAGCACCTGCTGAGAAAGCATTACCAGGTTTTAAGAAAGTTAAACCACAAGTCTATGCAGGTTTGTTTCCAACTAGCTCAGATGATTACGAAGCATTTCGTGATGCATTAGGTAAATTAAGCCTTAACGATGCTTCACTTTTTTATGAACCAGAAAATTCAGGTGCATTAGGATTTGGTTTCCGTTGTGGTTTCCTTGGCTTGTTGCATATGGAAATCATTCAAGAACGATTAGAGCGCGAATATAACCTTGATCTTATTACAACAGCTCCAACGGTAGTTTATGAGGTTTTAACCACTCAAAATGAAATCATTTATGTTGATAGCCCTGCTAAACTACCGGCCGTAAATAATATTCAAGAACTGCGTGAGCCGATAGCTGAATGTAATATTTTAGTACCACAAACTTACTTAGGTAATGTAATAACATTATGTGCTGAAAAACGTGGTGTACAAGTTAATATGGTTTATCATGGCAATCAAGTTGCATTAACTTACGAAATACCAATGACCGAAGTTGTGTTGGATTTCTTTGATAAACTTAAGTCGACTTCACGTGGTTATGCTTCCTTAGATTATAGTTTTAAACGTTTCCAAGTTGCTGACATGGTAAGACTTGATGTATTGATTAATGGTGAACGAGTTGATGCATTGGCACTTATCACGCACAAAGATAATGCACCTTACCGTGGCCGAGAATTAGTGGAAAAGATGAAAGATCTTATTCCTCGTCAACAGTTTGATATAGCAATTCAAGCGGCAATAGGTAATCATGTAATAGCACGTTCTACAGTAAAACAATTACGCAAAAACGTATTAGCCAAATGTTATGGCGGTGACGTTAGTCGTAAAAAGAAACTTTTACAGAAGCAAAAAGAGGGTAAAAAACGCATGAAGCAAGTAGGTAATGTTGAACTGCCTCAAGAAGCGTTTTTAGCAATTTTGCATGTAGGAAAAGATTAA
- a CDS encoding MucB/RseB C-terminal domain-containing protein, which yields MAEETHDALSLLNKMTKAVQTRDYQIHFVAQDKDQYATTFEYNHLGADKKENINAQLLYLEGPAKEIILHNNTTSYFQPDSPSFSISSSRITEAFPDVVYNDFNSLANIYDFILLGKARTANRGAQLVKIIAKDKDRYSYVIWIDDENFLPLRIDLLDEDNDIVNQLKVVDLDKDFDAKKFKNYIDNRTYPILLSIEKQNNLLDAWHLAWLPKGFKEIAAYNVNFYSSDIATKLFSDGVFSFTVNVSLEQASQLNQIIQQGGRTIFSTNMGNKNIIIIGNLPQVTIEKIAQNIVEKSSENSR from the coding sequence ATGGCTGAAGAAACACATGATGCACTGAGTTTACTCAATAAAATGACCAAAGCGGTGCAGACACGAGATTATCAAATTCATTTTGTTGCCCAAGATAAAGATCAATATGCAACTACTTTTGAATATAATCATTTAGGTGCTGATAAGAAAGAGAATATTAATGCTCAACTACTTTATCTTGAAGGTCCAGCTAAAGAGATTATTTTACATAATAATACTACTAGTTATTTTCAACCAGATAGTCCTTCTTTTTCGATTTCAAGTTCCCGCATTACAGAAGCTTTTCCTGACGTTGTTTATAATGATTTTAATTCATTAGCTAATATTTATGATTTTATTTTATTAGGAAAAGCTAGAACGGCTAACCGAGGCGCTCAATTAGTCAAAATTATTGCTAAAGATAAAGATCGTTACAGTTATGTTATATGGATCGATGATGAAAATTTTTTACCTCTACGCATTGATTTACTAGATGAAGATAATGATATTGTTAATCAATTAAAAGTGGTTGATCTCGATAAAGACTTTGATGCAAAAAAATTTAAAAATTATATTGATAATCGAACCTACCCAATTTTATTATCAATTGAAAAACAAAATAATCTTCTTGATGCTTGGCATTTAGCATGGTTACCTAAAGGGTTTAAAGAGATAGCTGCTTATAATGTAAATTTTTATAGCTCTGATATAGCAACTAAGCTGTTTTCTGATGGTGTGTTTTCATTTACTGTAAATGTTTCTTTAGAGCAGGCCAGTCAATTAAATCAAATTATACAGCAAGGTGGCCGAACGATTTTCTCAACTAACATGGGTAATAAAAATATTATAATTATTGGCAATTTACCACAAGTGACAATAGAAAAAATTGCACAAAATATTGTTGAGAAATCATCGGAAAACTCTCGATAA
- a CDS encoding RseA family anti-sigma factor, with the protein MQIEQKQQLSLLMDGELTDQHVVEMVSHNESLQSCWHRYHIVRDAMRGELHGSSLTLDITNQVAMAIADDDLYPQLTEQPSQSEILIPKAENLFWIRMKDIMAKVSQVGLAACVTLAIIAGVQYHQGQSDEVSGAPTLNTIPMGVNVAPVGGIQQHNDQQLLEKRQYDKIRLLVQDYELQKRLNAR; encoded by the coding sequence ATGCAAATAGAACAGAAACAGCAACTTTCATTATTAATGGATGGTGAATTAACAGATCAACACGTTGTTGAGATGGTTAGCCATAATGAAAGTTTGCAATCCTGCTGGCATCGTTATCATATTGTAAGAGACGCAATGCGAGGAGAATTGCACGGTAGTTCATTAACATTAGATATTACTAATCAAGTTGCTATGGCGATTGCTGATGATGATTTATATCCACAATTAACTGAGCAACCATCTCAAAGTGAGATTTTAATTCCAAAAGCCGAAAATCTATTCTGGATTCGAATGAAAGATATTATGGCTAAAGTTAGTCAAGTTGGATTAGCTGCTTGCGTTACATTAGCTATTATTGCTGGAGTCCAATATCATCAAGGTCAATCAGATGAAGTTAGTGGTGCGCCTACGCTAAATACTATCCCTATGGGAGTAAACGTTGCGCCTGTTGGTGGTATACAACAACATAATGATCAACAACTTCTTGAAAAAAGACAATATGATAAGATTAGGTTGTTGGTTCAAGATTATGAATTACAAAAAAGGTTAAATGCCCGTTAA
- the rpoE gene encoding RNA polymerase sigma factor RpoE produces MGEQITDQVLVDRVLNGDKNAFNLLVVRYQNKLAHLVSRYVLPSEVPDVVQETFIKAYRSLSSFKGESIFYTWLYRIAVNTAKNYLISQGRRPPSSDIDASEAESYEGADSLRDVDNPESLVLSKEVEKVVFDAIEALPDDLRTAITLREIDGLSYEEIAEIMGTPVGTVRSRIFRARDAIDEKIKPLIG; encoded by the coding sequence ATGGGGGAGCAAATAACAGACCAAGTTTTAGTTGATCGCGTTTTAAACGGAGATAAAAATGCGTTTAATTTACTTGTTGTTCGTTATCAAAATAAGCTAGCTCATTTGGTATCACGTTACGTTTTACCTTCTGAGGTCCCTGATGTTGTGCAAGAAACCTTTATCAAAGCTTATCGTTCGTTAAGTTCTTTTAAGGGTGAAAGTATTTTTTATACTTGGTTGTACCGAATTGCGGTTAATACAGCAAAAAATTATTTAATTTCGCAAGGTCGACGACCGCCATCTTCGGATATTGATGCTAGTGAAGCTGAAAGTTATGAAGGTGCCGACTCATTGAGAGATGTCGATAACCCAGAAAGTTTAGTTCTTTCTAAAGAAGTTGAAAAAGTTGTATTTGATGCAATTGAAGCATTACCTGATGATTTGAGAACAGCTATCACATTACGTGAAATTGACGGTCTAAGTTATGAGGAAATTGCCGAAATTATGGGAACACCGGTTGGAACAGTTAGATCACGTATTTTTAGAGCTCGTGATGCTATTGATGAAAAAATTAAACCTTTAATTGGTTAA